The sequence below is a genomic window from Clostridia bacterium.
AAAGCGTGTACCTCCGTTCTGGCCGTGCCACTGCTATTTGCTCTCAAGCCCTGCGTTCTTTCCTGCTACGCGACCGAACACAGTGATATCGAGAATGGCGTTGCCTCCGATTCTGTTGGTGCCGTGTATTCCACCAGTGACCTCACCGGCTGCGTAGAGCCCAGGGATCACCTTTCCGTGGATATCTAGGACCTGAGCGTCGGTGTTTATCCTGAGGCCGCCCATGGTGTGGTGCACCCTCGGCTCGCCAAGTCCGGCGTAGAACGGAGGATGGGAGATGGTCTGCCCGAGGACCTTCTTGCCGAAGTCCTCATCTTCCTTCTTCTCAACGAGCTTGTTGTACCTATCCATGGTGGCAGTGAGTTTGGCGACATCGAGGGAGCACTTCTTGGCAAGTTCCTCGATGGAGTCGGCCTTCACGATCTCTCCGCGCTTGACCATGGCGTCGACATCATAGGCCTTCTGCGACATCTCGTCGGTGATGACCCAGCACTTCTTGCCTGGCTGCCGCAGAACAGCTTCGGTAAGGACATCGCGGCGGGCGCCTTCATCGGCAAATCTGTCGCCGTTGGTGTTCACGTAGACCATTGCGCCGACGTCGAGTGTGGTGAGGCCGCCTGCAACGGCGATGCACTGGATGTAGTCCATGCCCACCACGTCAGCTCCGATTTCCTGTGCGATGATAATGCCATCGCCTGTTGCGCCTGGATGGTTGGTGGTTCCCACGGAGGCATCGAACCTGGGGTCGTACTTCGACCTCATCTCGACATTGGCAGAGAATCCGCCGGTGGCAATGACTACTGTCTTCGAGAGGAACATCCGCTCATTTCCGGATTTGTCGACTGCAGCCACGCCGTACACTCGTCCATCCTTGCCGTCGCGAATCAGGCCGGTCGCACGGGTGTTGAGATAGATGGGGATATTGCGGCTCTTGGCTGCGTTGTTCAGAACTCGAATATAGCCGCGACCCTGCTCGTTCGGGACTGTGGGATGGCTGCGCGGGTATAGTGCTCCATACCCCTGGAACACCTGATCCGCGAACTTCATACCCAGTGACTCATACCAATGAAGACCGTCGAGAGCATTTTCACATAGCACTTTGACTAGCGCTGGGTTGGCGCGGTTATCGCCTGCGGCGAGAGTTTGCTGCATGTGAAGCTCAGGCGAATCCTTGATCCCCTGCTTGTCCTGGCGCTCGGGATCCGCGCTGTTGTAGAAGCCGCCCAGAAGAATGGTGTTCCCACCGATGACGGGCATCTTCTCAAGCACGATAACCTTCGCTCCGTTGTCGGCGGCTGTCACGGCCGCGTTCAGGCCTGCTCCTCCGGCGCCGATCACTACTACGTCGGCCATCTCGATTCGCGGGGTTGCCAGCACACCTGCGCTGACCACTGGCAGAAGCATGATGGCTGCTGCGATCACTGCGATGATCCTCTTGGTCATCTCGGCTGCACCTCCTGTTATATTATCTGGTCGCTTGCTCTTGGGCCACGACAAGCCGCGGATGTGGCGCACCAACACTCGAACGAGTCCGCGGCACGGTGGAATATGTAGGCAAGTAACCAGCATTACAAATTTCGACATCGACCGGTGGCTTCCTGCAAAGTTCGCGAAGGATTTCACATTCTTTTAGCCTGAGGAGAATCCCGAATTCGACCCGAGTTGAGGGCATACGGATATATACAGAAGCGATGACATACGCAGGAGGCTGGCTCTAACGCTTGCCATCGCGAGCCTCCTGAATACTATGAGATGCCATGCCCAAACGTAGCGGCCGGTTTGAGCCTTGGGTGGGCCTTTCCTGGAAGCCTGGGGAGAGCGAGCCTGCGCAATTCTCGGCGACGTAGTTCTTCACAGGCGCCGACTGATAGGTCTGCACGAGATCTACAAGAGCGGAATCCTTCTCCCTGCCTGCCTTGACAGCCAGAGCACCACCGCATTGGAGCACCACCGCATTGGAGCACCACCGCGCCACGGGTGGGGTTCACGGGGCGGGCTGGCTACTAGTGTTCTTGCACTGGCGATCCACTGACGGCATTCAGTCGCGCCTCGATGGTGCGCGCCCTGGGGCCGAGCGGAGTTTCCCATTTTTGAGCGCGAGCCGCCGGAAAATCCTCACGGATGAGAATCTACACCCGCCGTTCCACTCAAAAATGAGAATCCCGGCGCCGCCGCAAGCGACTGCTAGCCCGTACAAGCACAAGAGCAAAGGCGGTGGGCGGCGCCGCCGCGCCGCCAGTCCTTTATCTCAAGTACATCGACCCGTTCATGGTCTTCCCCATGGCAATATCCATGAAGATCGTGCTCCTCACGGTACTCGGCGGTCTGGGTTCACTATGGGGTCCAGTGCTCGGGGCGGCAATCCTCATCCCTCTCTCCGAGTATACTCGTATCGTCTTCGGCGGGACTGGGCGCGGTGTGGATCTGATCATCTTCGGCGCGCTCATCGCAATCGTGGCGTGTTTCCAGCCGCAGGGCATAATCGGCCTGATCAAGCTGGTATCGCGGAAGACCGACGCGGCCAGGGGAGGTGCAAGCCCTGATGGGAGAGTCTCTGCTTGAGGTCAATGGCCTCACGATGGCGTTCGGCTCACTGTACGCGAACCAGGATGTGACTTTCGATGTGCCCACCGGCCAGATCGTGGCCTTGATCGGGCCGAACGGCGCTGGAAAGACAACCTGCTTCAACTGCGTGACAGGTTTCCCGCGCCCAACTGGAGAGTCAATCAGGTTCGCGGGAACCGATATCACCCATGCGGCGCCATACGATGTGTGCAGGCTTGGGCTGGCGCGAACGTTTCAGATAGTGCACACGTTCCACGACATGACCGTGATGGAGAACATCCTCACGGCGGCCTTCCTCAGAGAATCGAGCACACGGGAGGCAGCAACCGCAGCGCAACAAGCGCTGGAGCTCACGGGGCTCGGGCATCTCCAAGACAAGCTCGGGAGGAGCCTTACGATCGCCGGCAAGAAAAGGATCGAGATAGCACGGGCGTTGGCCACAAAGCCGCGCTTGATCATGCTCGACGAGACGATGGCAGGCCTGAATCAAACTGAGATCAGAGAAGCCATGGACCTGTGCGTGCGTCTGAAGAAGGAGGGACTCACGCTAGTAATCGTTGAGCACATCATGGAGGCCATCATGCCAATATCCGACAAGGTGGTCGTCCTCGACTCCGGGCGGAAGATAATGGAGGGCACTCCGCAGGAAGTGACCAGCGACGAACGGGTCATAAAGGCATATCTGGGGGACACTGGGGGACAGCTACAATGTTGCGAGTTAGATCTCTGAGGGCAGGATACGACGGGGCGCCGGTGTTGTTCGGCGTGGATCTGGAAGTGAAAGAAGGCGAGATCGTCGCCGTAGTGGGATCGAGCGGGGCAGGGAAGACGACTATCCTGCGGACCATCTCAGGGCTTGTGAGGCCTATGAGCGGGGCTGTAGAGTTTATGGGCAGGCCAATCAGCGGCATGCGTGCGCACGACATCACTGCGCCGGGGATTGCACATGTTCCCGAAGGGCGGCACGTGTTCTCCAAGATGAGCGTGGAAGACAACCTTCTCCTCGGGGCACATGCGGTGAAGGACGAGTCTTTCGTGGCTGACACACTCGAACAGGTGTACGACGCCTTCCCGGTGCTGCGTGAACGAAGAGCCCAGAAGGCAGAGACCCTTTCCGGCGGGGAACAGCAGATGCTGGTGGTGGGCAGGGGGCTCATGTCCCGGCCCAAGCTCATAATGGCGGACGAGACTTCCCTCGGCCTGATGCCGACAATGGTCGACCGGATGCTCTCAGTGCTCAAGGAGATACGAGACCGGGGCGTTACGGTGCTGATGGTAGAGCAGAAGATCGAGAAGGCGCTTTCCATGGCGGACCGTGCGTACGTACTGCAGACAGGCAGAATCGCGATGAGCGGCACAGGCCGTGAACTGCTTGAGAATCCAGAGATACGGAAGGCGTATCTGGGGCTGTGGGAATCGGCAGTGTGGAAGAGGGCTCCATCCACGGGCGCATTCCGTTGGTGGAGCCCTGGCTCTGCCATGTGGGCTGAGGATCAAGGAGTGGGACCACTACTGTGTGCTCACTGACACGTTCGGGGCGGCGTTCACCGTCCGTTGAGGATCGCCGGCGATATCTGCAGTTTGCAGAGGAATTCTCACACAAAGGACGAACTTCCCAGATTAGTGTGCCGACAGGAGAGCCCGCAGTGCGGGGGCTTGATATGCGCTACGGGCTGTAGGTCCACAGACTATGCACGAATGGAGGCTCTATCTATGCTTCTCAGAAGAAACCGATCTTGCGCTGTGGTTCCGATCCTCGCTGCTATCATCATAGGCCTGTTATCGTGGTCTACCCTGGCATGCACAACCATCATGGTATCCCAGGGGGCATCGTCTGATGGATTCACGTCCTGCTCACATGCAAACGACTGTGGCAGCTGTTCGTTCCAGATCGAGAAGATCCCTGCCAAGGACTGGGCGCCTGGCACGATGATGGAAATCCTACATATGCCTCAGTATACTGATGGTTATCAGAGGATGGAAGTGCACGGAGAGCCCACCGGGCGCCAGATTCCTCAGGTTCCTCACACCTACGGATATGTGCTTGGGCACTTCGGATACATCAACGAAGAGGCCGTGGGCATAGGCGAGACCACATTCGGTGGCCGGGGCGGGTCAAGTAATGCCAATGGGTGGTTCGAGGCCACAAACCTCACCTTCCTCGCCATGGAGCGGGCCAAGACCGCCCGCGAGGCGATCCAGGTCATGGGCGATCTCGCGGTGAAGTACGGATACTTCGATTCGGGCGAGCAGCTTTCGGTTGCAGATCCAGATGAAGTGTGGATGTTCGAAGTCGTTGGCCCCGGCCCCCTGTGGGAGCAGGGCGACAAGGAACCGGGCGCTTACTGGG
It includes:
- a CDS encoding flavocytochrome c; its protein translation is MTKRIIAVIAAAIMLLPVVSAGVLATPRIEMADVVVIGAGGAGLNAAVTAADNGAKVIVLEKMPVIGGNTILLGGFYNSADPERQDKQGIKDSPELHMQQTLAAGDNRANPALVKVLCENALDGLHWYESLGMKFADQVFQGYGALYPRSHPTVPNEQGRGYIRVLNNAAKSRNIPIYLNTRATGLIRDGKDGRVYGVAAVDKSGNERMFLSKTVVIATGGFSANVEMRSKYDPRFDASVGTTNHPGATGDGIIIAQEIGADVVGMDYIQCIAVAGGLTTLDVGAMVYVNTNGDRFADEGARRDVLTEAVLRQPGKKCWVITDEMSQKAYDVDAMVKRGEIVKADSIEELAKKCSLDVAKLTATMDRYNKLVEKKEDEDFGKKVLGQTISHPPFYAGLGEPRVHHTMGGLRINTDAQVLDIHGKVIPGLYAAGEVTGGIHGTNRIGGNAILDITVFGRVAGKNAGLESK
- a CDS encoding ABC transporter ATP-binding protein translates to MGESLLEVNGLTMAFGSLYANQDVTFDVPTGQIVALIGPNGAGKTTCFNCVTGFPRPTGESIRFAGTDITHAAPYDVCRLGLARTFQIVHTFHDMTVMENILTAAFLRESSTREAATAAQQALELTGLGHLQDKLGRSLTIAGKKRIEIARALATKPRLIMLDETMAGLNQTEIREAMDLCVRLKKEGLTLVIVEHIMEAIMPISDKVVVLDSGRKIMEGTPQEVTSDERVIKAYLGDTGGQLQCCELDL
- a CDS encoding ABC transporter ATP-binding protein, with product MLRVRSLRAGYDGAPVLFGVDLEVKEGEIVAVVGSSGAGKTTILRTISGLVRPMSGAVEFMGRPISGMRAHDITAPGIAHVPEGRHVFSKMSVEDNLLLGAHAVKDESFVADTLEQVYDAFPVLRERRAQKAETLSGGEQQMLVVGRGLMSRPKLIMADETSLGLMPTMVDRMLSVLKEIRDRGVTVLMVEQKIEKALSMADRAYVLQTGRIAMSGTGRELLENPEIRKAYLGLWESAVWKRAPSTGAFRWWSPGSAMWAEDQGVGPLLCAH